Proteins co-encoded in one Euleptes europaea isolate rEulEur1 chromosome 1, rEulEur1.hap1, whole genome shotgun sequence genomic window:
- the AFMID gene encoding kynurenine formamidase, whose translation MGKWQEMTKEELETQYSPSKWSPRPVKDVIEAHIQATTDATRNSQAATQTLLNVPYGPGEGEKLDVYLPKEPSQTFPLVLYIHGGYWQLLSKEVSGFAACPLASHGIALAAVDYDVAPKGKLEEMVRQVRHSVAFAVQQYTGISGIYLLGHSAGAHLAAMVLSTDWTEFDVVPNIKGAFLVSGVYDLEPLMNTYVNDVLHINWEVVQSNSPLQCAPKLKGRKGCHVLIAVAQHDSPEFHRQSREYFEVLRTTGWSASFLDIADTDHFDVVEKLSQEDYLLTQVILHMVSEE comes from the exons gagCTGGAAACTCAGTACTCCCCTAGCAAGTGGTCTCCACGGCCGGTCAAGGATGTGATTGAGGCTCATATACAGGCAACCACTGATG CTACCCGCAATTCCCAGGCTGCCACCCAGACTCTGCTGAATGTCCCTTATGGgcctggagagggagagaaacttgATGTATATCTTCCTAAAGAGCCCTCTCAAA CCTTTCCCCTGGTCCTCTACATTCATGGTGGCTACTGGCAATTGCTGAG CAAAGAAGTTTCAGGCTTTGCTGCATGCCCTCTAGCATCCCATGGCATTGCCTTGGCTGCAGTAGACTATGATGTGGCTCCCAAAG GCAAGCTGGAAGAGATGGTCAGGCAGGTGCGGCATAGTGTGGCTTTTGCAGTTCAACAATATACAGGGATCAG TGGTATTTATTTGCTTGGACATTCAGCGGGAGCTCACTTGGCAGCCATGGTGCTTTCCACAGACTGGACAGAGTTTGATGTTGTGCCAAACATCAAAG gAGCCTTTCTGGTGAGTGGTGTGTATGACCTGGAGCCTCTAATGAACACCTATGTCAATGATGTACTGCACATAAACTG GGAAGTGGTCCAGTCGAACAGTCCTTTGCAATGTGCCCCTAAGttgaagggcaggaagggttgccatgTACTAATTGCTGTGGCACAGCATGACTCTCCTGAATTCCACAGACAGTCCCGGGAGTACTTTGAG GTTCTACGCACAACTGGCTGGAGTGCTTCTTTTCTGGATATTGCAGACACAGATCACTTTGACGTGGTTGAGAAACTCTCCCAGGAGGACTATCTCCTCACACAG GTTATCTTGCATATGGTTTCAGAAGAGTGA
- the BIRC5 gene encoding baculoviral IAP repeat-containing protein 5, with protein sequence MASQLPEWAKLFLAEHRVETFAQWPFKDGCLCTPEQMAQAGFIHCPGDNAPDVALCFFCFKELEGWEPDDDPMEEHRKHSPSCVFLALRKDVADLTMHEFIKLQKERRKNQIKKLTMLKVKEFEKYTSRVRSEINRLRK encoded by the exons ATGGCTTCCCAGCTGCCGGAGTGGGCGAAGCTGTTCCTGGCAGAGCATCGCGTCGAGACTTTCGCACAGTGGCCTTTCAAGGATGGCTGCCTTTGTACTCCGGAGCAA ATGGCACAAGCTGGATTCATTCACTGTCCTGGTGACAATGCTCCCGATGTGGCGCTGTGCTTTTTCTGCTTTAAAGAATTAGAGGGATGGGAGCCCGATGATGACCCTAT GGAAGAGCACCGAAAACATTCCCCCAGCTGTGTGTTTCttgctctccggaaggacgtggCTGACTTGACAATGCATGAGTTCATAAAGCtgcagaaagagagaagaaagaaccAGATT AAAAAGCTCACTATGCTGAAAGTAAAGGAGTTTGAGAAGTATACATCACGTGTACGCTCAGAAATCAACCGGCTGCGTAAATAA